GTTTGACTCTCAAAACTGGGAAACTGAGAAATAGAACCCGAACGCGCGGCTTGCTGTTGAGAATAAGCTAAATATCGCATATATTCAATCACTTTTTTCTCAGCAAATACTCGTTTAGGACTATTAGCAGGAACCGCTTGCATCCACGCCACCGCTTGTAACCATAACCGGGCGACTTCATCCCATTGTTCTTTTGATCGGGCTGTTTGGGCTAAATTAGAGGCTTGTAAGGCAAATTTAACGGATTCATCAAAGGGATTTTCTTGAATGCAAGTTTGCGATTTAGCAAGATTTTGAGGAGGTAAAGTTCCTTGTCCTACTAATATTTTATTTTTATCTAACTGTTTAGGAGTAGGTGTTAGGGAAGCAGCGATCGCATTTCTAGAAGAGGTTGAAGGTTGAGAGGATTGTGTTAATGATGAACACCCAACCGTTAATATTATGAGGGGAAGTGTAGCGATCACTAAGCTATTTTTAGCTTGTGATCGGATCAACAAGTTGAATATAGACAATAGACTCATAGCAATTGTTAGCTAGACGTAAATAATTTAGGTTAATCGGGCTTTCTCTAACATCATTATAAATGAAAAGGCTCCGGTTAAACCTTCCCTTCAATTATTCCCTCGGCTTGATGAACAATTGCTCTTAACTGTTCGATCCTATCTTGACTTGCCGTTTGCCACATTTTGCGTTGATGCGCTTCTAATAATCGTTCTGCCATATCGCGTAACGCCCAAGGATTTTTTTCTTGAATAAATTGTTGCACTTTATCATCAAAAATGTAAGCATTTGCAACCCCTTCATACATAAAATCTTCTACACAATTAGCGGTGACATCATAAGCGAATAAATAATCAACGGTTGCTGATAGTTCAAACGCCCCTTTATAGCCATGTCGCATCACTCCAGCGAGCCATTTAGGATTCACTACACGAGAACGATAGACTTTAGCAATTTCTTCTTTTAAAAGTCTAATTTTGGGGTTTTCAGGAATAGCATTATCCCCAAAATAAGTTTGAGGATTTTTCCCCGTTAAGGTTCTAACTGCAACGGTCATCCCCCCTTGAAATTGATAATAATCATCAGAATCTAATAGATCATGTTCTCGATTATCTTGATTATGCAGAACAATCTGCATCTTTTCTAACCGATTTTGAAAGGCTTCTGATGCCGAAATTCCCTGTTGATACCCTGAATTTGCACTCGTATAAGCGTAACTACTCCAGTTAATATAAGCGGTGGCTAAATCTTGATCATTTTGCCAATTTTGCGACTCAATTAACCCTTGTAAACCTGCCCCATAAGCTCCGGGTTTAGAGCCAAAAATTCTCAACCGCGATCGCAAATTTGCCTGTTCTATGGTTAACCCTTCTTTCATCCAAAATTGTGTTTCCTGTTGAACTTGTGCCGCTAAAGGATTTTGATCTGCGGTTTCATCTAAATTAGAAACAGCAATCACCGCTTGATCAAATAAATCAATTAAATTAGGAAAAGCATCTCTAAAAAACCCGGAAATCCTTAAGGTGACATCGACACGGGGACGACCTAAAATCGAAATCGGTAATATTTCAAAATCAACAACTCGCCGCGAAGGATAATCCCATACTGGTTTTACACCTAATAATGCTAAAGCTTCCGCGATATCATCCCCCCCAGTTCGCATCGTTGAAGTTCCCCAAACCGATAACCCTAACGTGCGGGGATATTCGCCGTTTTCTTGTGTATAACGTTCAATTAATACAGATGCTGCTAATTCCCCAACTTTCCAAGCAGTTTCTGTTGGAATTGCTCGAATATCAACGGAATAAAAATTGCGTCCTGTCGGTAAAACGTCAGGTTTTCCTCTTGTTGGCGCACCCGATGCACCACTCTTGATAAATAGACCATCTAAACCTATTAATAAATTTGTAATTTCTTCCGAAGTTCTCAATAAATTCGGTAATAATTTTTGCTGAATCCAGTTTAATTCCTGCTGAATTAATTCTTTTTTATCTGGAAAATTGGGTAATTCTTCAATTAACTTAATTGCATATTCTTCAATTATAGCTACTCCGTCCCCAACAGTTCGACAAAATTGATGATTAATAGTTTGATTAATAATTTCCCCATAATCTGAGGTTAAGGGATCAAATTCTAACTGCCAATCTTCTGCTATTGCGCGAGTTAATCCTAATCGTTTAGAATCAGGATGACGAGCGATCGCTATGATTAAATCCCTTAATTGTTCACCTTGGGGACACTGCCCAAAAATATGTAATCCATCTCTAATTTGTGCCTCTTTTAATTCACATAAATATCGATCTAATTCACTAAAAATAGAATCTTTTTCATTATAAACTACTTTTTTATTTAATTGAGGTAAACCCAGTTCTTCCTCTAAATTTTCCTGTTGAATTAACTGAATAATTCTTTCTGAAATTAACGATAACCGCGAAGGATCTAAACTTTGTGCTTGATAATATTCATCCATTAATCCTTCTAACTGTTGTAATGATCCATATAATTCAGCACGGGTTAAGGGGGGGGTTAAATGGTCTAAAATCACCGCTTGAGAACGACGTTTTGCTTGAGTTCCTTCCCCCGGATCATTGACAATAAATGGATAAAAATTCGGTAACGCACCTAATGCTATTTCAGGATAACAGTTTTCTGACAATCCGACACTTTTTCCGGGCAACCATTCCAAATTCCCATGTTTTCCTAAATGAATAATTGCATCCGCTTGAAATTGCGATCGCAACCAATAATAAAAGGCTAAATAATCGGGTGTAGGTTCTAAATCCGGTGCATGATAATTTAAACTGGGATCAAGATCATATCCTCTGGAAGGTTGTATTCCGATAAAAATATTACTCAATTGAATTCCTGAAATTGCAAAACCTTGAGGGGTCTTTTGTTTCTCCTGAAAATGATGATCCCATCGCTTATTAATTGCTGTTTGAACAGATAGTGGTAACGTTAAAAAATACTGTTGATAGTCTTCAAAGGATAAACGTTGATAAACAGACCTTAATTCCCACCCTTCAGGATCATTGGTTATTCCTGACGTTAATTGATCAATTAATTGTTCTCCCGTTTCGGGATAATCTTCTAGGAAATAACCAGCATCTTTTAACGCTTGTAGAACTTTAATACAACTTGCTGGCGTATCCAAACCCACCCCATTTGCTAACCGTCCATCTCGACAAGGATAATTCGCTAAAATAATCGCAATGCGTCGTTTTGCTGGAGGTTTTTGTTGTAAATTAATCCAATTTTTAGCTAATTCTGCTACAAAGTTAATCCGATTTTCTACCGCAACATATCGGACAACATTTGTTTCTAAGATTGAATTCCAATTTTCAACAGCCTTAAAAGAAATAACCCGACTAATAATACGTCCATCTACTTCCGGTAAGGCGACATTCATAGCAATATCCCTAGGGGAAAGTCCCATAAAATTACTTTCCCATTGTTCTAAAGTTCCCCCACTTAAAATCACTTGTAAAACCGGAATATCTAAAGAAAATAATGGCGGTTGACTCTCATCTTCTGAAATTGAAGAAATCGAGAAACTGGTAGTATTAATTAATAATTTAGGTTTTTTAGGTTTAAAATAGGTTAAAACTTCCGTTTGTAAATCAGGATCTCGTAGAGAAGAAATAAAAATAGGAATAGGTTTTAACTGATATTTAACTAATGCTTGACACAGAGAATCTATCGGATCTAAATTGCCAGATAAGTAATGAGCGCGATAAAATAGAATCCCAACACTAGCAATATAATTATCAGTTTTTATATTGGAATTCCATTGATAATAACCAACTTTAGGAATAGTAACGGGAGGAATAATCGGATAATTTTTATTAAAGATATGATTACTAATTAATAACAGTGCATTAGTAAAATTATCAACCCCCCCTTCTGTTAAATAGCACCAAATTTGATTAACAATAGATAACGATACCGTTGAATGACTGATTAAATCGGGGTCAGGACGGTCATCACCTGGAAGGATAATTAATTGAGCTTTTGTTTTAGTAACAATTTCCTCTAATACTTCTAACCCATACGACCAATAGGAACGTCCTCCTAATAGCCTTAAAATAATAATCTGTGCTTTTTCTAATATTGTTTCTGCGTAGGTATCAATGGTTAATTGTTGTTGTAATTGTAATAAATTTGTGACCCGCAAAGATGGAAAATCAGCCGGAAGTTTAGACCCCACTAT
This genomic interval from Planktothrix serta PCC 8927 contains the following:
- the cobN gene encoding cobaltochelatase subunit CobN encodes the protein MHRIAATPGGWNPDTEGVIFIEQTPASIIFLTAADTDIQTLAIVGSKLPADFPSLRVTNLLQLQQQLTIDTYAETILEKAQIIILRLLGGRSYWSYGLEVLEEIVTKTKAQLIILPGDDRPDPDLISHSTVSLSIVNQIWCYLTEGGVDNFTNALLLISNHIFNKNYPIIPPVTIPKVGYYQWNSNIKTDNYIASVGILFYRAHYLSGNLDPIDSLCQALVKYQLKPIPIFISSLRDPDLQTEVLTYFKPKKPKLLINTTSFSISSISEDESQPPLFSLDIPVLQVILSGGTLEQWESNFMGLSPRDIAMNVALPEVDGRIISRVISFKAVENWNSILETNVVRYVAVENRINFVAELAKNWINLQQKPPAKRRIAIILANYPCRDGRLANGVGLDTPASCIKVLQALKDAGYFLEDYPETGEQLIDQLTSGITNDPEGWELRSVYQRLSFEDYQQYFLTLPLSVQTAINKRWDHHFQEKQKTPQGFAISGIQLSNIFIGIQPSRGYDLDPSLNYHAPDLEPTPDYLAFYYWLRSQFQADAIIHLGKHGNLEWLPGKSVGLSENCYPEIALGALPNFYPFIVNDPGEGTQAKRRSQAVILDHLTPPLTRAELYGSLQQLEGLMDEYYQAQSLDPSRLSLISERIIQLIQQENLEEELGLPQLNKKVVYNEKDSIFSELDRYLCELKEAQIRDGLHIFGQCPQGEQLRDLIIAIARHPDSKRLGLTRAIAEDWQLEFDPLTSDYGEIINQTINHQFCRTVGDGVAIIEEYAIKLIEELPNFPDKKELIQQELNWIQQKLLPNLLRTSEEITNLLIGLDGLFIKSGASGAPTRGKPDVLPTGRNFYSVDIRAIPTETAWKVGELAASVLIERYTQENGEYPRTLGLSVWGTSTMRTGGDDIAEALALLGVKPVWDYPSRRVVDFEILPISILGRPRVDVTLRISGFFRDAFPNLIDLFDQAVIAVSNLDETADQNPLAAQVQQETQFWMKEGLTIEQANLRSRLRIFGSKPGAYGAGLQGLIESQNWQNDQDLATAYINWSSYAYTSANSGYQQGISASEAFQNRLEKMQIVLHNQDNREHDLLDSDDYYQFQGGMTVAVRTLTGKNPQTYFGDNAIPENPKIRLLKEEIAKVYRSRVVNPKWLAGVMRHGYKGAFELSATVDYLFAYDVTANCVEDFMYEGVANAYIFDDKVQQFIQEKNPWALRDMAERLLEAHQRKMWQTASQDRIEQLRAIVHQAEGIIEGKV